The following are from one region of the Heptranchias perlo isolate sHepPer1 chromosome 11, sHepPer1.hap1, whole genome shotgun sequence genome:
- the LOC137327036 gene encoding proteoglycan 4-like, producing SPLAPSPPSPLAPSPPSPLAPFAPFAPVAPSPPSPHAPSPPSPLAPVAPVAPVAPFAPSPPSPLAPSPPSPLAPSPPSPLAPSPPSPLAPSPPSPLAPSPPSPLAPSPPSPLAPSPPSPLAPSPPSPLAPSPPSPLAPSPPSPLAPSPPSPLAPSPPSPLAPSPPSPLAPSPPSPLAPSPPSPLAPSPPSPLAPSPPSPLAPSPPSPLAPSPPSPLAPSPPSPLAPSPPSPLAPSPPSPLAPSPPSPLAPSPPSPLAPSPPSPLAPSPPSPLAPSPPSPLAPSPPSPLAPSPPSPLAPFAPFDPFDPFAPFDPFAPVASRPFAPFAPSPPSPLAPSPPSPLAPSPPSPLAPSPPSPLAPSPPSPLAPSPPSPLAPSPPSPLAPSPPSPLAPSPPSPLAPSPPSPLAPSPPSPLAPSPPSPLAPSPPSPLAPSPPSPLAPSPPSPLAPSPPSPLAPSPPSPLAPSPPSPLAPSPPSPLAPSPPSPLAPSPPSPLAPSPPSPLAPSPPSPLAPSPPSPLAPSPPSPLAPSPPSPLAPSPPSPLAPSPPSPLAPSPPSPLAPSPPSPLAPSPPSPLAPSPPSPLAPSPPSPLAPSPPSPLAPSPPSPLAPSPPSPLAPSPSPPSPLAPSPPSPLAPSPPSPLAPSPPSPLAPSPPSPLAPSPPSPLAPSPPSPLAPSPPSPLAPSPPSPLAPSPPSPLAPSPPSPLAPSPPSPLAPSPPSPLAPSPPSPLAPSPPSPLAPSPPSPLAPSPPSPLAPSPPSPLAPSPPSPLAPSPPSPLAPSPPSPLAPSPPSPLAPS from the exons tcgcctctcgccccttcgcccccgtcgcctctcgccccttcgcccccgtcgcctctcgcccccttcgcccccttcgcccccgtcgccccttcgcccccgtcgcctcacgccccttcgcccccgtcgcctctcgcccccgtCGCCCCCGTCGCCCCCGTCGCCCCcttcgccccttcgcccccgtcgcctctcgccccttcgcccccgtcgcctctcgccccttcgcccccgtcgcctctcgccccttcgcccccgtcgcctctcgccccttcgcccccgtcgcctctcgccccttcgcccccgtcgcctctcgccccttcgcccccgtcgcctctcgccccttcgcccccgtcgcctctcgccccttcgcccccgtcgcctctcgccccttcgcccccgtcgcctctcgccccttcgcccccgtcgcctctcgccccttcgcccccgtcgcctctcgccccttcgcccccgtcgcctctcgccccttcgcccccgtcgcctctcgccccttcgcccccgtcgcctctcgccccttcgcccccgtcgcctctcgccccttcgcccccgtcgcctctcgccccttcgcccccgtcgcctctcgccccttcgcccccgtcgcctctcgccccttcgcccccgtcgcctctcgccccttcgcccccgtcgcctctcgccccttcgcccccgtcgcctctcgccccttcgcccccgtcgcctctcgccccttcgcccccgtcgcctctcgccccttcgcccccgtcgcctctcgccccttcgcccccgtcgcctctcgccccttcgcccccgtcgcctctcgccccttcgcccccgtcgcctctcgccccttcgcccccgtcgcctctcgccccttcgcccccgtcgcctctcgcccccttCGCCCCCTTCGACCCCTTCGACCCCTTCGCCCCCTTCgaccccttcgcccccgtcgcctctcgccccttcgcccccttcgccccc tcgcccccgtcgcctctcgccccttcgcccccgtcgcctctcgccccttcgcccccgtcgcctctcgccccttcgcccccgtcgcctctcgccccttcgcccccgtcgcctctcgccccttcgcccccgtcgcctctcgccccttcgcccccgtcgcctctcgccccttcgcccccgtcgcctctcgccccttcgcccccgtcgcctctcgccccttcgcccccgtcgcctctcgccccttcgcccccgtcgcctctcgccccttcgcccccgtcgcctctcgccccttcgcccccgtcgcctctcgccccttcgcccccgtcgcctctcgccccttcgcccccgtcgcctctcgccccttcgcccccgtcgcctctcgccccttcgcccccgtcgcctctcgccccttcgcccccgtcgcctctcgccccttcgcccccgtcgcctctcgccccttcgcccccgtcgcctctcgccccttcgcccccgtcgcctctcgccccttcgcccccgtcgcctctcgccccttcgcccccgtcgcctctcgccccttcgcccccgtcgcctctcgccccttcgcccccgtcgcctctcgccccttcgcccccgtcgcctctcgccccttcgcccccgtcgcctctcgccccttcgcccccgtcgcctctcgccccttcgcccccgtcgcctctcgccccttcgcccccgtcgcctctcgccccttcgcccccgtcgcctctcgccccttcgcccccgtcgcctctcgccccttcgcccccgtcgcctctcgccccttcgcccccgtcgcctctcgccccttcgcccccgtcgcctctcgccccttcgcccccgtcgcctctcgcccctt ccccttcgcccccgtcgcctctcgccccttcgcccccgtcgcctctcgccccttcgcccccgtcgcctctcgccccttcgcccccgtcgcctctcgccccttcgcccccgtcgcctctcgccccttcgcccccgtcgcctctcgccccttcgcccccgtcgcctctcgccccttcgcccccgtcgcctctcgccccttcgcccccgtcgcctctcgccccttcgcccccgtcgcctctcgccccttcgcccccgtcgcctctcgccccttcgcccccgtcgcctctcgccccttcgcccccgtcgcctctcgccccttcgcccccgtcgcctctcgccccttcgcccccgtcgcctctcgccccttcgcccccgtcgcctctcgccccttcgcccccgtcgcctctcgccccttcgcccccgtcgcctctcgccccttcgcccccgtcgcctctcgccccttcgcccccgtcgcctctcgccccttcgcccccgtcgcctctcgccccttcgcccccgtcgcctctcgccccttcg
- the LOC137326879 gene encoding nascent polypeptide-associated complex subunit alpha, muscle-specific form-like, which translates to SPLAPSPPSPLAPSPPSPLAPSPPSPLAPSPPSPLAPSPPSPLAPSPPSPLAPSPPSPLAPSPPSPLAPSPPSPLAPSPPSPLAPSPPSPLAPSPPSPLAPSPPSPLAPSPPSPLAPSPPSPLAPSPPSPLAPSPPSPLAPSPPSPLAPSPPSPLAPSPPSPLAPSPPSPLAPSPPSPLAPSPPSPLAPSPPSPLAPSPPSPLAPSPPSPLAPSPPSPLAPSPPSPLAPSPPSPLAPSPPSPLAPSPPSPLAPSPPSPLAPSPPSPLAPSPPSPLAPSPPSPLAPSPPSPLAPSPPSPLAPSPPSPLAPSPPSPLAPSPPSPLAPSPPSPLAPSPPSPLAPSPPSPLAPSPPSPLAPSPPSPLAPSPPSPLAPSPPSPLAPSPPSPLAPSPPSPLAPSPPSPLAPSPPSPLAPSPPSPLAPSPPSPLAPSPPSPLAPSPPSPLAPSPPSPLAPSPPSPLAPSPPSPLAPSPPSPLAPSPPSPLAPSPPSPLAPSPPSPLAPSPPSPLAPSPPSPLAPSPPSPLAPSPPSPLAPSPPSPLAPSPPSPLAPSPPSPLAPSPPSPLAPSPPSPLAPSPPSPLAPSPPSPLAPSPPSPLAPSPPSPLAPSPPSPLAPSPPSPLAPSPPSPLAPSPPSPLAPSPPSPLAPSPPSPLAPSPPSPLAPSPPSPLAPSPPSPLAPSPPSPLAPSPPSPLAPSPPSPLAPSPPSPLAPSPPSPLAPSPPSPLAPSPPSPLAPSPPSPLAPSPPSPLAPSPPSPLAPSPPSPLAPSPPSPLAPSPPSPLDPSPPSPLDPSPPSPLDPSPPSPLAPSPPSPLAPSPPSPLAPSPPSPLAPSPPSPLAP; encoded by the coding sequence tcgcctctcgccccttcgcccccgtcgcctctcgccccttcgcccccgtcgcctctcgccccttcgcccccgtcgcctctcgccccttcgcccccgtcgcctctcgccccttcgcccccgtcgcctctcgccccttcgcccccgtcgcctctcgccccttcgcccccgtcgcctctcgccccttcgcccccgtcgcctctcgccccttcgcccccgtcgcctctcgccccttcgcccccgtcgcctctcgccccttcgcccccgtcgcctctcgccccttcgcccccgtcgcctctcgccccttcgcccccgtcgcctctcgccccttcgcccccgtcgcctctcgccccttcgcccccgtcgcctctcgccccttcgcccccgtcgcctctcgccccttcgcccccgtcgcctctcgccccttcgcccccgtcgcctctcgccccttcgcccccgtcgcctctcgccccttcgcccccgtcgcctctcgccccttcgcccccgtcgcctctcgccccttcgcccccgtcgcctctcgccccttcgcccccgtcgcctctcgccccttcgcccccgtcgcctctcgccccttcgcccccgtcgcctctcgccccttcgcccccgtcgcctctcgccccttcgcccccgtcgcctctcgccccttcgcccccgtcgcctctcgccccttcgcccccgtcgcctctcgccccttcgcccccgtcgcctctcgccccttcgcccccgtcgcctctcgccccttcgcccccgtcgcctctcgccccttcgcccccgtcgcctctcgccccttcgcccccgtcgcctctcgccccttcgcccccgtcgcctctcgccccttcgcccccgtcgcctctcgccccttcgcccccgtcgcctctcgccccttcgcccccgtcgcctctcgccccttcgcccccgtcgcctctcgccccttcgcccccgtcgcctctcgccccttcgcccccgtcgcctctcgccccttcgcccccgtcgcctctcgccccttcgcccccgtcgcctctcgccccttcgcccccgtcgcctctcgccccttcgcccccgtcgcctctcgccccttcgcccccgtcgcctctcgccccttcgcccccgtcgcctctcgccccttcgcccccgtcgcctctcgccccttcgcccccgtcgcctctcgccccttcgcccccgtcgcctctcgccccttcgcccccgtcgcctctcgccccttcgcccccgtcgcctctcgccccttcgcccccgtcgcctctcgccccttcgcccccgtcgcctctcgccccttcgcccccgtcgcctctcgccccttcgcccccgtcgcctctcgccccttcgcccccgtcgcctctcgccccttcgcccccgtcgcctctcgccccttcgcccccgtcgcctctcgccccttcgcccccgtcgcctctcgccccttcgcccccgtcgcctctcgccccttcgcccccgtcgcctctcgccccttcgcccccgtcgcctctcgccccttcgcccccgtcgcctctcgccccttcgcccccgtcgcctctcgccccttcgcccccgtcgcctctcgccccttcgcccccgtcgcctctcgccccttcgcccccgtcgcctctcgccccttcgcccccgtcgcctctcgccccttcgcccccgtcgcctctcgccccttcgcccccgtcgcctctcgccccttcgcccccgtcgcctctcgccccttcgcccccgtcgcctctcgccccttcgcccccgtcgcctctcgccccttcgcccccgtcgcctctcgccccttcgcccccgtcgcctctcgccccttcgcccccgtcgcctctcgccccttcgcccccgtcgcctctcgccccttcgcccccgtcgcctctcgccccttcgcccccgtcgcctctcgccccttcgcccccgtcgcctctcgccccttcgcccccgtcgcctctcgccccttcgcccccgtcgcctctcgccccttcgcccccgtcgcctctcgccccttcgcccccgtcgcctctcgccccttcgcccccgtcgcctctcgccccttcgcccccgtcgcctctcgccccttcgcccccgtcgcctctcgccccttcgcccccgtcgcctctcgccccttcgcccccgtcgcctctcgccccttcgcccccgtcgcctctcgccccttcgcccccgtcgcctctcgccccttcgcccccgtcgcctctcgccccttcgcccccgtcgcctctcgccccttcgcccccgtcgcctctcgccccttcgcccccgtcgcctctcgccccttcgcccccgtcgcctctcgacccttcgcccccgtcgcctctcgacccttcgcccccgtcgcctctcgacccttcgcccccgtcgcctctcgccccttcgcccccgtcgcctctcgccccttcgcccccgtcgcctctcgccccttcgcccccgtcgcctctcgccccttcgcccccgtcgcctctcgcccct